In a single window of the Papaver somniferum cultivar HN1 unplaced genomic scaffold, ASM357369v1 unplaced-scaffold_57, whole genome shotgun sequence genome:
- the LOC113343199 gene encoding histone H3.2-like → MARTKQTARKSTGGKAPRKQLATKAARKSAPATGGVKKPHRFRPGTVALREIRKYQKSTELLIRKLPFQRLVREIAQDFKTDLRFQSSAVAALQEAAEAYLVGLFEDTNLCAIHAKRVTIMLKDIQLARRIRGERA, encoded by the coding sequence ATGGCTCGTACTAAGCAAACCGCTCGGAAATCCACCGGAGGAAAGGCCCCAAGGAAGCAATTAGCAACAAAAGCAGCTCGTAAATCAGCACCAGCGACCGGAGGAGTGAAGAAACCACACAGATTCAGGCCAGGAACTGTTGCTCTTCGTGAAATCAGAAAGTATCAGAAGAGCACTGAACTGTTGATCCGTAAACTTCCATTTCAAAGATTAGTTCGTGAAATCGCTCAAGATTTTAAAACTGATTTAAGGTTTCAGAGTTCAGCAGTTGCAGCTCTACAAGAAGCAGCTGAAGCTTATCTTGTTGGTTTGTTTGAAGATACTAATCTCTGTGCGATTCATGCTAAGAGAGTTACTATTATGCTTAAGGATATTCAACTTGCCAGGAGAATCAGAGGCGAACGTGCTTGA